The DNA window TACTCCGTTTTTGACTCTTCTCCCTGGAACCATCTCGTATTCGGAAGGTATATGGCGCCGATCCTTTTTTCTCTCAGATTTTTTACGGCAAGATTTATCGAGGTGTCGATGCTTTTTATTCCTTCATCACCTTCCGGCCTGAACGTTGGGCAGTATATCTTTGTATGAAGTTTGCGCTCCAGATATTCGGCAATTGGTTCCACCGATGTTGATTTATCTACTTTAATTTTGCCTGCTTTGTCCCGCGGCCTTCCGATATGCGTCATGATGATCGGTCTGCCGCCCCTTTCGACAATATTGAAGATGGTTCCAATGGTCTGATCTATTCTGAACGGGTCTTCGATGGCTCCTTTTTTAACAACATTATGGTCAACACGCAACAGGACAATTTTATCTTCTACATCGGCATTCTGTAAGAGTGGAAGTTTGGGATCAAGTTGTTGTTCCATGGCATTCCCCTTTCCCCTGACAATTTGCATCGATAGTAAGGATTTTTTCTGAAAATTACAAGATAAATTAATTCGTGAATAAGGAGAACGGAATTATTTTTCTCATTCGAGCGGGGTCAGCCTGACAATTACCTTTCTCGTCCGCGGGCCGTCAAATTCACAGAAAAAAATTGACTGCCAGGTACCGAGGACCAGTTCGCCGTCTTCTATAAACACCGTTTCCGATACACCCATCATGGACGCTTTGATGTGCGCTGCTGAATTCCCCTCACTGTGCCGGTAGTGATCATTGAGCGGAACAATTTTATCAAGCTCCATCAGGATGTCCCGCGGCACATCCGGATCGGCGTTCTCATTGATGGTAACGGCTGCCGTGGTGTGGGGAACGAAAACGTGACAGATGCCGTTTTTGATCCTTTTTTCTCTCAACATGGCTCTGATGCGGTCGGTGATGTCGATCATCTCGGCCCTGGCATTGGTACGAACGGTAAACTGTTTCATGGTTTCACTCTCCCCTTAAAACCCTGTAAAAAGAGTTCATCGTTGCAGAGATCAGAAAAAGCCGATAGTGCTTCCATGACAAATGCCCGAACACGCTCAGTATTTTTCCTGCCGTCGGGGCCCTCTACACCCGTATGCGCATCCACACCGGCGGGACGCACATGCGCTATGGCTCTACGGACATTCTCCGGATGAAGACCGCCGGCCAGCATGACCGGCCTGGGAGAGATATCGACAAGTCTGCGGCTGATATCCCAATTATGGGTTTTGCCGGTCGCCCCGCATGCGCCGGTCATCGGATCGTATGTATCTGTAATAAATGCATCAACGTGAGGACTGTATGTGGAAATGGAAGATTCCAGCTCCGAAAGGTTATGATCTCTCACGATGAGACTTTTAATAACCATGAGCTCGGGGGCAAGCACCTTCAGTCTGAAAAGCTCTGTAACAGATATATCGCCATGCAACTGTACCTTGCCGGTTCCAATTCTTTTGCAGAAATCCAGGATCTTTTCCGCCTCATTCAAATAGGTAATCAATACGGCGGATCCGCGCGGATTCAGCGGGCGGATGATTTCAGACGCATCCTCTTCGGTGATGTCCTCTTTATGAACGGCAAGTCCGAACGGGAACCCGATCTGATGGACGCCTGCGTCAACAAGCATATCAGCTTCTTCCTGATCGATAATACCGGCTATCTGGATGATTCCTTGCATCGGTGATACCCAACGACGATTATTATTTATCCCCTACTTTTTCAATCCTGATGGCAGCGGCAGGCTTTGCCTTCTTCAAAAGGGTCGCATCATCTGTCACTTTCCCTACAAGATTGACTGCACTTGCGGGAACGGGGTCGGAACCGGCGCTCATCGGCGTGGGGCCGAAGAATATGGCCATTGCCTTTCCCGGCGGCCAATATCCGATGTCACCAACTTTTACCATTGTCGTTGCCGTTTCATCGAGGGACACAGTTACCGGTATCTCAAAATAAAATTCATCTCCCCATTCGTCAGGGCTTGCCTCAATGGGAAGCCTTTCAACAATGGCTTTCGCACATGCTGTATCAAACAGTTCGGCCCTCACTATCACATTATCCACCGTTATCCTGATCTGCGTTGGCATGATATAAAATCCCCTCCCTGCATTAGCCGCCGCCAAGGCGTCCCCGCATCTGTTCGACAAGTTGCTTCGCCGCGGAAGGCACTTTCACTCTCACAGCACCGATAATATAACGGCCTGACTGCTCCACGAACACACCCCTGTACAGGGGATCGACAGCCTCTATAGAGATCCGATCCGGGGCTTCGGTCACGTGAACGCCCTTTCCTGATGAATTCAGGTAAGATCGGTAGTGATCCAATGTCTTTCTCGCAGCATCCTGAGAATTCTCAGGCACCACGAAGACCTGCACCTGTTCACCTTCTAAAATTGCATCGGCTATAATGCCCCTGCGGAAAAATGCATATCCCAGGAGGCTTTGAGCGATATACCGTTCAGTCTTCGGTACAACACCCGGTATCCTGAGAATCTCAAGCTCTCCGGGACGGCCTGCATTGAGCGGAAGGTTCTGTGAAACAGCCCGGCCACACGCAAGAAATATGTCTTGTTCAATGCTCGTTGTTCCCGCGGCTTGAAGCCTCACAAAATACCTGTCCTGATAGAACATC is part of the Deltaproteobacteria bacterium genome and encodes:
- a CDS encoding cyclophilin-like fold protein, with product MPTQIRITVDNVIVRAELFDTACAKAIVERLPIEASPDEWGDEFYFEIPVTVSLDETATTMVKVGDIGYWPPGKAMAIFFGPTPMSAGSDPVPASAVNLVGKVTDDATLLKKAKPAAAIRIEKVGDK
- a CDS encoding secondary thiamine-phosphate synthase enzyme YjbQ, whose protein sequence is MKQFTVRTNARAEMIDITDRIRAMLREKRIKNGICHVFVPHTTAAVTINENADPDVPRDILMELDKIVPLNDHYRHSEGNSAAHIKASMMGVSETVFIEDGELVLGTWQSIFFCEFDGPRTRKVIVRLTPLE
- a CDS encoding phosphoribosylanthranilate isomerase — protein: MQGIIQIAGIIDQEEADMLVDAGVHQIGFPFGLAVHKEDITEEDASEIIRPLNPRGSAVLITYLNEAEKILDFCKRIGTGKVQLHGDISVTELFRLKVLAPELMVIKSLIVRDHNLSELESSISTYSPHVDAFITDTYDPMTGACGATGKTHNWDISRRLVDISPRPVMLAGGLHPENVRRAIAHVRPAGVDAHTGVEGPDGRKNTERVRAFVMEALSAFSDLCNDELFLQGFKGRVKP